A window of Daucus carota subsp. sativus chromosome 2, DH1 v3.0, whole genome shotgun sequence genomic DNA:
CAAGACTTTTTATCAGATAATTTGCCCAGTTGTACTTTGCACAGTGGTCCAAGTCGTCATTAAAATAAAGTACCGCTTGAGATACAAAATTGTTGGTATTTGATCTTATCAAAACGTTTGCCATAACCACCAGAAAATTCATCTTAAACGTATCGTCAACATCACCAGTTTGTTTTATCTTATCAACAACATCACTCGCTTTGACCAGACTTTGTCCATTACTAATTCCGAATTGTGATCTCCATTTTTTAAGTCTTTCTTGAACTGCATTGTCTTGGACAAATTCAATCTCAGCTCCTTGATAAGGCAACCCAAGTATAGCGTGGACAACCTTCCCAGTGATTTCTATAACTCCATTCTTTAGTACCAACATGCAATTTTTTTCATCAAAAGATTGAAGAACCTTATATGACAGCCTCTGTGGTAGCTCAACTAATTCGAACTTAAGCAAATTCTTAAAACCGGCATCCTCGATCCATTGTTGTTGAGCATCTGATAAAGCACATATCATGTCACTTAGTATTCTTGGCGAAATTCTGATTTTTGTTATTTCATCAGCCTACATAAGTCAGAAAAGATTGTATGAGCATGTGCAACTATACACAAATGATGATTAGTTGAAagtaaaaacttttttaaaagaagAAACTATACCTTTTCAACAATCTCAATTCTTTCCTCAATTTTctcttttgcttttcttttttgaGCTTTATCATCTACATTtgactaataaaaatgaaaagttattttcatatgtaataataataagtgATATGTGTGTGCATGTACTATGCAGTTACAAAGGTCTCATAATCATTTATCAGTGATATGTGTGTGATGATTATGCCAAAGGAAACTCATTTACCTTTTTTGCCTTCAACTTTATTTTGTTATCATTCAATCTCGGTGCCTCAGGAATCTCCTTTTCAGTTTCCTGATAAAAGTAACATTGTAAGgacttttaaaacaaatttaagCTAAACAAATACTGTAATCAAAAGTGGATTCAAATACATCATCAACGAGTCTATGTGTGcccttgtttttctttttttttttttggttttagcTAGATGATTTACCTTAAGCACAAGCTTCCtttttacatttcttgtctCAACAGTATTATCTTGCCTCTTTTCTTTGCTCTTTGACCATGGTGCAGGATCCACAAAATCATTATCTGAATCAGATAATGTAACTTGCCCTGTACCAAATAAACAATTCAAGAACTGATTACCTAAAtcaacaaaacataaaaaatatacaaacagAGTAACTATTTAACCTCTCACTGGTCCTTTGTTTTCTTCTACAATAACCGTGTCCCCCACATTATTCATTGTTTCAGGAAGGTCTCCAACATGATTATTATTCTCACTTATAGTTGCATCTATGATCACTTGATCAGCATCGTCGGCTTCCAAATCCACATATACTGGTCCTGTAATCGGtctttttaaactttttaataTAAGTCTTGTGCTCCTACGTACTGAATTTCCTGTTCAAACTTGAGCGTTAAGCATttccattaaaaaaatttccACACTAAAAAGCACAGACAATCAACTTTTTAATACATCAGTTTAAATCACTAAAATATGGTTAAATCACTACAATAGCGAATCAATACATCAACTAATCACTAAAATTATGGTTAAATCACTACAAAAGCAAAAATtcacaataaaattcaaatgttCAAAATTAACTTAATCACTAGCTAAAATTAACTTAATCACTAGCTATTATCAAAAGAGGAATTTATAAATAGCTCCACTGTTTACGTGACTAGATTGAGTCACCTAATCTGAAATCATGATACATGTATAGGACACTAATATACTGCATACACTACCAAAAAATGAGCACCAATTTACAAACAATCCACATCATCACAATTAACTTAATCACTATCTATTAGTGAACTAAATCATCACAGCTAATGACAATACAACTATAATTATCAGTATAACATGTATAACTTCTTTTTCAGAACTATCAGTGGTAAAAACACATAATAAaccaaaaacataaataaaatcattaatatatcaaTTAAATGAGTATTAAAACTAATCACTCTTATAATAGCTTATAATCACAATTAAAATCAACATGCAATGTTAAATCACTATTGCTGAAAGCATTATTCACCAAACAAAGTACTAATGGACTAAAACAACACAAGTTAAACCTAAATAAGCACCAAAATACAATTAATATGTTCGAATCAGTAACAAAATTCAGGATAATCACGAAGATAAGTAAGATATACGTACTGCGAGGTATTTCAGCCATAACTCCTCAAAAAATCCTCTGAAACAGGTAGCAAAAACTTAACAATGCACTACATTCAATGAAAAACTCAATTCACAGCTCAATTAGATGTAAATCTGAGTTTAAGTAAAACTTAAATTGAAGAGTTTAAGTGATTATAACCTTAATCTGAGTTGAAATCGGCGTTAATCCGTGATGATTTGATGAGTTCGCGGTGTGTTTCTCGGTAACAGAGAGCGAGAGCTGGAGAGGAGAGAGAGctggtggagagagagagagagacacaacGGTAGAGAAAAGTGGGAAAAAGTAAAAgtgtattaattttttgaacTGTCTGTCTTAAATTTTGACAGTGCCATTAAAGTTTtgttaaaattacaaaaaaaccaCCGAGATTTTAAGCTTTTGTAGGctgttataatttataagatgaACGGTTATGATgtgatctcatatctcaccctAATTATAGTTCTCAATGGAGCgcgactctatatatatatatatatatatatatatatatatatatatatatatatatatatatatatatatatatatatatatatatatatatatatatatatatatatatatataagtgagGGACGTTTACGTTGGTATGGACATATTCGGCATAAATGTAACTCAGCACCGGTTAGGAGAGTCGAACACATATCGGTTCGTATTTTAGTGAGATAgatgaattaaatattaaatgtatttttattgtaaaatgatcatatataaattaagaatgTGCATTAATTGAAggcatgtatatttaaatatgtaccatactaaaaaatgtttatatgtttagtttcacacattaaaattactttcatttaatgactattaatgtggttctaaggttctaagTTTAAGCGGTTCTGTCTAGAAcctgacccatatatatatatactgggTACGTTTAGTTTGatttggtttatatatataaatagaggAAAGTTATTTGGAGTCCTACTTTTTTTGGAGTTCTCGGAGTCCCAATCCCGACCCTCCATTTTGCTCTCATCTAATGGCTGTAGTTTcattagaattttataatatttaaataattaattatattatctttccAAATTGAGTGCTCACTCATCTCTTCCATTATTGTAGTGTCAGTTTGTTTTCTTACTGAGTTTGTGGGAGAGAGATTATCCTGCCATTTGTTACTCCACATGTCCAGCGTTTCTATATTTCCTTCTCGATTTACATCGAATTATTACAGAATTTTCTTAGTTTTCTCTTCTTTTGGAATCATGACACTATATGAGAAAGGATCTACTATGTAATTTCTCGAATCATAGGAGTGTTTTTAGGAGGTTAGGTTTTGCTTTTGTTCAGCACTGTGTTTTTCATTACTTCAACATCAATTTTGATTGCTCCCATATCAGCATCATCTGTAGTATCTTCATGGCATTGCTTGTATCTCTTCTTCGTAACAATGTTGTCTTTCTTTTGTTCTACATAACCAGTGTCTAATGTTTAATAACAAAGGCGATTCATGTAAGTTCTGCAGTTTCTGTTACATTGAAAAAGTTTCTCTAGGTATTCATTTATCGAATAATTGTGTGCATGACGTGTTCAAGATTACTGTATTTTGCTCCCTTCTTTTTGTGTTTTGTTCTGCGCATGTGGTTATGTGCTTCATTAGAATCTATGTTCTGCATTCTTGAATTAGATAGTTGCGTAGTTCAATATAGTGTTTTAAACAAAATCGTGCAGGACAAAGCACATTATCTCCGACTGGACAACAAAAAGTAAGTACCTCCACCCATTATCTCCGACAAAGCACTCTGTGTTCAAAATTTATTCGAGAAGCCTAGAAAGAGAAGGATACAAATCTCTTTTCTGCAGAACAATATTCATCTCAATCACTATATACAAAATTGACAACAAGATATCAGgactattttctttttcaaattgttACTGACGTGTTTTGCGTGCAAAATGATAGTGGCAGTAGTAGAAAACACAACTGCTTGTATTTgactttatttttaaaataaaacaaattaaacttTTTTTGTCAACCGTAGGATAAGGTATTTGATCCAACGGTAGATAGATAGGACTCCAAATACTCCAAAAAAGGGGGTTTCCAAGGAACCCAACTCAAATAGATATATGGAGATGCTCAAATAAAGACCACCTTTAGCCTAAAAACCTAAAAACTAGTTTAAAATGATCAAACATCTCCTCTTACATTTTAAAACTGACAATATGCATCCCCTAGTTTTGTcattaactttttaaaacttacaCTTTCTACCCAAATGTCATGTCAGCAATGGGACCACACCAATGCGTCACGTCACCTGCCACATCAGATGTCACGTCGGCACTAGGTCCACCCaggctgccacgtcagcaccggGCCCACCTAGGCTGCCACGTCAACGGCCACGCCAGCATGACGTCACTACCACGTCAGCAAGTGATGACGTGACAGCTTCCACGTAAGTAGACATGCCACGTCGGCACTGGGCctgctgccacgtcagcagtgggtcccccagaaaataaaaaataaaaagtaaaaatatgaAGTGGAGTGCAGTTAGCAATTTGTGGAGTGCTCATAACCAATTTGGGAGTGTACTTAGTGGGTTTTAGGTTTTTAGACAAATTTGAtttgtattggagtaagaccatatatatatatatatatatgtatatatatatatatatatatatatatatatgtgccaATATTCTAGAGAGGTacttcttatatggagttacatatatatatatatatatatatatatatatatatatatatatatatatatgccaataTTCTAGAGAGGTacttcttatatggagttacatagtacaccattataaatcatcaagtgtattataaattctattataaaatatatataaaatgtgattctaatatagaatattataacatatatctaatataagtaatttaacacttaaaatttgaagaaaaaaaaatttatttttgaaattgatTCTAAAACagaataattttggatgattattattctgttatagaatcttGTTGAGATATTACATAATTTTGAATCACTTTTGGAATGAAAAGAAtcgtataacttcgttttcgatttaataatcaaaatttgtaattatattccagagaaaatataatagatatatgTGTTATGACTAAACAGGCAGTTGTAGAGGCAAAAACTAAGGCATATCAAGATCTGTATAGGCGTCTAGGTACTAAGCAAGGAGTGAATGAAATATTTAAACTTGCAAAAGCATGTAACAAGAGACGTCAGGATATTGGTTCGGTTCGATACATTAAGGACGAGGGTGATCATGGTTTGCTCATGATGTAGATATTATAACGAGACGGGGTAGGTATTTTTCTGAGTTATTTAACGCAGCTCGAGGAAGGGAGATTGTATTCGAACAAGAGAGTGTCAATGTTCCTCACAATGATGTTGGTATGAGTCAAGATATTACTGTGGAAGAGGTACGCGCAACTTTATGCATGATGTGTAGAGCTGAAGAAAAAGCCCGGGCCTAAAAAGCCCGTTTAGATAGAGCCGATAACAAGCCCAGATAAAGCCCCGATATAAAAAGTCCGGACCAGTCCAGGACTAGCCTGCAAGTCCTCACAAAGccttaatttta
This region includes:
- the LOC135150482 gene encoding uncharacterized protein LOC135150482, giving the protein MAEIPRRNSVRRSTRLILKSLKRPITGPVYVDLEADDADQVIIDATISENNNHVGDLPETMNNVGDTVIVEENKGPVRGQVTLSDSDNDFVDPAPWSKSKEKRQDNTVETRNVKRKLVLKETEKEIPEAPRLNDNKIKLKAKKSNVDDKAQKRKAKEKIEERIEIVEKADEITKIRISPRILSDMICALSDAQQQWIEDAGFKNLLKFELVELPQRLSYKVLQSFDEKNCMLVLKNGVIEITGKVVHAILGLPYQGAEIEFVQDNAVQERLKKWRSQFGISNGQSLVKASDVVDKIKQTGDVDDTFKMNFLVVMANVLIRSNTNNFVSQAVLYFNDDLDHCAKYNWANYLIKSLVITKKRWMRTSSLFFTGPMIFLLVSIFWFYSLPHS